The nucleotide window ACGATATTGGGAATCATTGACCAATAGCTTGAGAACGGCTATTGTCAATGACGTCACTGTAGTACAAGAGTTTTTGCAGAACTCACTACAGTTCCTGAATAATGTACCCATGGAAGAGACTTCGATAACTGAGTCCGGcatgaaatacgaaaaaatgaTGTCGGAACTACCGAAGGTTAGAGCGTATATCTTTACAGTGACCGCTATAAATAATACACATTACTCCTTACAGATATCAGAAACGCTTAATTCGGTAAAAAGTAAAGACGCCTGCCTCGCCGGTTGGTGCAAAGAGCGCGTCACCGCCTTGGCTAACATTCTATTGCAGTGGGAACGGCTACAGCCACTTATTGAAAATCATGCGGTGGTACTTCAACGGCAAGTCGATATGCTGAAGGATCAAGCGCACTCGCAATTGCAGAATTTACAAAATGAAGCCGAGAAATTTCTGCTTCGCTGGGAATCGACCATCAATGAACTAGAGAGCAATGAAAACGCCACCCTAGAACTATTCAAGGAACGTCGTGAGCACTGGCAACAAATAAAGTTGAAGAAAGCGCAATTGCTGGAGGAATGCAGCAAATTTAATATGCAATTTCCAACGGAGTTGCTTGCTCCATTCGaggaaattgaagaaaaaatgctgGCACAGTCGAAACAGTGGGAAGTTTATGATAACTACCTTACTGAATTGAATAGCATTACCGATGAAGAGTGGGCCATCTACCGTCGACGACCTTACGAGCTGAATGAGTTCATCAACAAGTGGGAGGGTTCAGTGCATGCGTCCATCGATCTGCCTTCCAAGCGCATACGTCAAAGTGTGGAGCGGCTACAGGAGGTTATGCCTATATTACAACAATTGCAATCCGATACTTTAACGGAGCGCCATTGGGCTCGCATTTTTATGCTGTTGAACAAGCCAGATCCAAAACCTATGCACACCCTGCTTTTGCGTGATGTATTAGAAAATTGTGGAGCTCTCCAACAGGCCTCTGCAGAAATCACAAAACTCGTGAAACAAGCAGCTTCGGAGCAAATTGTTCGTCAAGCCTTAACCGAATTGGATCAGTGGTCTGTAACGGCTAACCTAAAGCTGATAAATCACAACGATTCCGACGGCAAATCATTACCGCTTATTAAGGACTACCAGGAGGTGTTAAACAAAATTGGCGACAATCAGTCCCTTTTGCAGTCAGCTAAGAATTCAGCAGCCTTTGAGACATTCTCAGATCAGGCAGACTTATGGGAGAGTCGATTAAATACATTGGATACGCTTCTAACGAGCTTAAGTCAATCGCAAAGGCGGTAAGCTAAGTGTTCAAAGAAAATAGCCCTTGATAATGAAATCGGGTCCTCTGGAATGGTTCTcgaagtttttagtttttatccTAAATATAGTCTCAATATTATCTTGTATTTACTCATACACATTATTTAACTAATCAAAGCTTTCTGATATTTTCCGAAATAGTTGGGTGTATCTGGAGCCTGTTTTCGGCGCGGGCACCTTACGCAATGAGGAGGCACTTTTTCGTCGCATTGACAAGGATTTTCGCTATGTGATGCGTGAAATTCAGGCAGATCCTCGAGTGATATCACTTACCAAGATTAATAACATATCAACTATTGTCAATTCACTAGAAACGCAGCTAGCGCGTTGTCAAAACAACCTCATGACCTACATTTTGGTAAGCTTGTATGGTAAGCTATTCACTATACCTCTTCTAATATGCGACGTCTTCTTCCCGGCTTATGTGTAGGACAAGCGAAACTCATTTCCACGCTTTTATTTTCTTGGTGATGATGACTTACTCGAGATATTGGGACAGGCCACAAAGGATGctgaaattatacaaaaacatattaaaaagcTCTTCCCCGGCTGCCATAGCCTGGGCACAGCCAAGTCACTGAGCAATGAACCGACTGTGTACACCATACAATCTGTGCAAAGTGCCGAAGGCGATGTGCTGCAGTTGCAACAAGTCGTGCCTATGAAGGGCCCCATTGAGGTTGGTGTACAAACAAGACTTTGGCAAAGCAGACAAACACAAAGTTTCCACTTACGACTTTGCACTCACCAATCCTTGTTTGACTTTATCCTTCTTCTTCTCGCATGCTACTTTTCGACAGGATTGGCTCAATCACTTAGTTAACTCCATACAGCGTACACTCAAGGATGCAATATTTGAATGCTACACAGTCACAGGGGCCGACAAATTCTCCGAGTCGATGCTGCGAAAATACCCCATCCAAGTATTAAGCACCAGTCGCGCCATCCAATTCACCCACGAAGCCGAGAAAGCCATACAGTCTATGTCGTTGCGAAAACTGCATCAGGCGTTGAACACTGAAATAACACACTTCGCCAATatgaaaaaccaaacaaacGACACACTGCTGCAGATTAAACTGCGCGCACTGCTCTTCGATTTGGTGCACTACGCAACGGTGGTGGAGGGCCTACAGCAGCATAATGTTATGCACAGCAGCGATTGGCATTGGCTGAGCCAGTtgaagttctatttggccggCACTGACGGACGCTTAGTCGTGATGCGTATGGTTTACGCTGAGTTCGAGTACTCGTACGAATTTCTCGGCAATCCCAATAAGCTGGTGAACACCAAGCTGACGCACAAATGTTATCTCATCCTCACACAAGCGATGCATATGGGCCTGGGTGGCAATCCGTTCGGACCGGCTGGCACTGGCAAAACAGAGTGTGTGAAGGCGTTGGGCGCCATGTTGGGTCGCTTAGTGCTGGTTTTCAATTGCGATGAGGTGAGTAAAGGGTGTTGCGTTATTCACATGGTCTCGGATAAGCAAGATGCTAATACAAGCTTCCTTTTACTATcttttccaacaacaaaacGGCAAAACGGCATACAAATGCAAATTCAAACCGCACATTGTATGGTTGGTTGTGGGCTTTTAAATCAGAATGTGGACACTGAATCGATGAACCTAATTTTAACTGGACTGGCGCGATGCGGCGCTTGGGGCTGCTTTGATGAATTCAATCGTCTGCATGAAGCAACGCTCTCGGCAATTTCTATGCTAATACAACCCATACAGATGGCTTTGAAGGATAAGGCCGATGTGGTGCAAATTGGCGAGAGAAACGTAAGTATCTGTGGTCGGAAGCGCTTGATACACTTAAGCTCCATCAAATGCATTTTACTGGTCGCTTTGAATGGCTTTGAATACTCATACGAACTAATAAGctaaaattctgaaaaattctGCTTATCTGAACTATTACGCGAAATACTCAAACAAATGTAGTATTGAGGCTATACGAGTATGTTGCATGTATAATGCAGTCGCCTCTCTATCCGCAGTTAGTGAGTATTTTTGACTTCCAATTATATAATCAGAAGTCAGTGATGCAAATGAACTTCTTAATGTTCCTCACATCAttgagataattttttttgttgaggtTATGCCATGAATAGACATAAGAAAGACCCAATGCTCCctttaaatacgagtatataccaaTTACTTAATTCAAAATGTAAGGAACCTCGACGAAGTTGTGAAAACCCTTATCTGTTGCATAGGGATGATAGTGATTGTAACTTCGATTACTCCCAAAACGGATTTTATCTTTCTACATATCGCCATTTTAAATCTGATAGGTGAAGcaccaacaaataaaatttaactgaCATCGGTTTATATCCTCCAATAGACCCCGGCTCTGTTCCGTCTCTTaatgttgtataaaaattacaaccCCTATTATGGGTTAAAGCATCAATCGGTGGAATTGAAGTTGAAGCAATTCAACTTCAgtagttcacgcaagtgaggaaagttctctgagcgccatcgacttgggagtggccagaaacgatttttttacatatggctcaagcggctcacgactttcggtcttggacgaaccaagtatcttctgggtagccaaagaacatccctATGAGAGCAAGCTGTAGTAAGGAGGCGAACCGTCGCTTCCCAGGGTTATGTGCAGGGTTTGGGACCCTCCACGTAAAAAACGtacccaatgaaaaggaaagaaCAGCTTTGGAtgtataaccgcgtaagcagtgtttacaccaataaagaacaaaataaagttatgttagttatattatataaattcaaaATCCCTGAGGAGCACATACCACTAATGGGGTGAGGGCATCTTCGACCTGCTGAAAGTGTTAAGTATCTGTCCTTGACAGAAAGATACCATGGAAACCAAACTTAGAGGAACTTTTGCAGGGGAGTCATTGACAAAAGAAGGGCATTCTCACAAAAGTTCCTTGATTCAATGAAACAATATTTAAGCCCGCAATATTCTACGGAAATTTCGTATGATTTACATACCTTCGAGGTGGCCATGGAGAGGACTCGAAAAAGGGAAAGGGTGATGAGATCTTATACGAATGGATCGGAAAATTGCGGGGAAATTTGTGGAGGAGTACACAGTTGGGAACTTTCCATCAACTTCAATTTTACGCAGCCTGATCACTGCATCGTCTTTCAAGCGAATATAGCTGCCAGAGAGGTAGCAGCCTCTTTCAGAGAGGTAGCTATCCTCTCTGATTATAGAGCAGCGACATTAACTTAAAGTTAGCTGACCGTGTTCTCAAGACTAGTGAAATAATTATGATTAGACTGGTTTGGGTGTTTGTCCACAGCGATATTTCAGGAAACTGTGTAGCGGATGATGTTGCTAGGACAGGTATTTTAACCTCAAGAACTGcggaatgggaacgggtaggaGCTCCGTTGGTTTGCTACTTGACCGCAGGGCCTCAGACCAAGTCAGCAAGCGTTGGTGAGCTCGCACCAGCTGTACAGTCGCAGGATCTTTCAGCCAGGTGCACCTTTCAATGGTTATAAGAGTTCCCCATCGGGATTCCTGCAGCAAGATTGAACATCTTACCAGAAAACAGACGCATCAGCCGTTTGAAATAAGATTAGGTagaaacacgcacacacactcgcagTACCTCCTATACCGACCACTGATGTAGTAAAACACCATCAAAATCTATCGATCTTTGAGACAACACAGTAAACGAATCACAAACTATATTTTAGCTACTTTATAAAACTTGTCGTTTCTAATACTTCCATAagatttcttaacatttttctGCCTTCAATAGGTCAAGCTCAATCAGCATTGCGGTATTTTTGTCACATTAAATCCAGCTGGCGCTGACTATGGAGGCCGCCAAAAGTTACCCGGGAACATACAAGCGCTCTTTCGGCCAATTGTGATGCAACAACCAGAGCCGTTGGAAATATCACGTGTCATGCTATTTGTGGAGGGATTTCAACACGCCAACGAAATTGCCGAACGCATTGTCGAACTTTTCGATTTGTGCACAAAAATGTTATCCGCCCAACGCCACTATGATTGGGGCTTACGCGAGTTGAAAACCATTTTACTAGCTTGCGGCACTGAACTACGTGCTCagttaagcaacaacaaaaagctcAAGAGCATTGACATTACAACAGCAGACACTACGGTTAACAGTGTGAATATGGAAATGTCAACTGTAGTATACATGTTACGCATGTCCATTCTATCGAAACTCCATCTACACGATGTGGCGCGGTTCGATATGTTAGTGACAAACGTTTTTCCGGAAATTGAAAAAGTCGTTTTTTGCAAATCTGAACTGCAACAAGCGTTAGTTGAGGCCTTTGGGAAACTCGGACTCTGCGTCAACGACATGCAAATCGGAAAGGCGTTGCAGTTACATGAACAGCTGAACAAGCGTATGGGAGTGGTGGTAGTAGGACCTCCAGGGTGTGGAAAGTCGACTGTAATCACATTGCTAAGACAAGCTTTGATGTCGACTGCCATGCAATTGACAACAACTGCTATGACGGCAATGAGCGCGACACAAATCCGACTACATACAATCAATCCAAAATCGATGAGTCGCGTTCAACTGCTCGGTCGCCTTGACCCAGACACGCGTCAATGGATGGACGGCGTGTTGACCAATACGGCTGTAACGGTGAATGCGGAGCCGTCAAACATTCACTCGTGGATAGTGTGCGATGGCAGTATTGATCCAGAGTGGATTGAAGCTTTGAATTCCGTGCTGGATGATAATAGGTGAGTGAATGAGTATTAAGGTCATAAGAAGTGGTTAAGTGAGTCAATGAAATGTCAGCGAAAGTGGCTTAGCATATAGTCAAGCCAAGTGAGTTAGACAGCTCTTAGCTGTTATGTGGCGGTTGGACACTTAAACTGCGTACCAATACCAAGGGATCTGTAGACAAAGTATGGAAGTACGAAGTTCTGAATGAGTCGGATATAAGGCACTGTTAACAGTTCAGTGCGGAAAATTAATGTAAAGCAAAATATTAtcactcaattttattaagatatccCACAGAAGGGAGTCAACGAAAGGAAATCTTAGAACAACCAACGGGAATTAAAAACATCTTACATATAAACTTAAAGGTGACATTAATTGAACACCTGGCAGCCTTTAGTTAACGGATACGGATTTTTCCAGAGGGGATACCATAAAGTTAGTATATGGTACTAAAGTGCAAAGTGAGGGAATCcaaaacattttcgaaagtcTGTCAaattatctctttaaaatgcCGCACATGCCAGGGTGGGGAAAGCCAGGAAGGTGTTAAATGTTTAGTTTTGTGGTTATTGTTCTAGTAAAGGAATGTTGGCGCTGAACGAAGTTTGATGTTTGACAGATATATATTTAGATTTCTGTGCCTTACGTTGAGTAAGATAGGACGTAGAAACATATGGCTTCAACTCTAGTATCTCCCTCTATAGTCGCGTATTTAGAACaatctttacttttttttataggaATCTcaggtaaaataaatattttgacggcaacactgtacatatgtacatatcttgccgcttcaaaatattaaattccacGCTTCAACAAATAACTTGGCAAGTTCTGCTTCTTTTAAATGTAGGCATTTAGGAGCCTCATCGTGAATTCGCCAAGACTAAAACCACTCTATTATTTACCCTCTGTATCACTTCGTGCATCTGATAAAGCTCATCAGTACGAAAAGTTTTATCTCTGCAATCGCCGAGACGTCAGGAAACCCTCGACAGTTAATTGCGATACTTTTCTTATACAAAGTCTTGCATTCGCATAGATGTTTtccagggtttgtccggaaagtaatagggctGCTTTTCTTCTGCTGCGACTGTATTTCGGAGtatgcgcgcaccgactggattcggtagagggcatttctagctaacgaacgagcgtcAGTTGTCTTTGAGCACCTGGAGTGTCAGAACCAACATTTTCGCGTGACGTGTTTCCGTAAGTGGGACAAGccaaaaatgcagcgttcgttagagcagaggtacgagaTTAAATTCTACgtcagagacgtttgatatgatcaaatccaaagtgaaaacgatgctcattgtcttttttgacatcaacaGCTTCGTTCgctatgaatttgttcctcctggacaaaccgtcaacgccaagttttacgtagaTGTCCTAGAGAATCAAACGAAGGATCAATCGGgcccgacaagacatcgcagcttATTGGAAggtgcaccacgacaacgccccggctcacaccgcctttcttgtgaacagctaccaaACTAACGTCGgaatcccaacgcttccgcagacACCCTACAGCCCGTATGTGCCAccggatttttttttgtttccttgcctgaaaaggccgatgaaaggcaagcattttaagacgacagaggggatctaAGCagctcggctctcaaggctattccggagaatgccttccatgACGCCTTTAATGTTTGGAAATCGCACTGGCAGCACTACATCGACGCAGgagcttattttgaaagtttctaaagaattgtaacaattggttcaataaatttttttaaatcgactcagtcctattactttccagacaaaccctGTTTAGTGTCCTTTTCTACCTCCTTACGACTTTTGCAATAGTCGTTGTATGACGTTCCTAGTCTACTGGAATGTCTGCTAGTGACCTATTAGTACTTCCACTACAGACTTATATCATTCcttttaagttttaatagtCGGCATGTGCGGTCCTTACTATATTCCATTCATGCCACATTTGCCTGCTTGTCGAACAAGACAGAGATTGATTCCACCGAAACTAAGCTATATTTTAACATGTTTGTcgattaaatatttgcattgcaAGTTAATCGCGAAATATGATTTTAGATCCACTAAATGATCAAGGCATTCTTTCACACTAAGAGACTTTAGTAATTTCAAAACCGCCTTGCTATCTGTATATAGATATATCCTTTGTTTTGAGCACACTCTTTTTTAGAATAGGAGGACTTTCTGTGATTGCTGTGATCTGCGCTTGAAAGCCACTGCAGTGGTCTGGTCGAAGGAGGACGCTTTTGGTATCTAGTTTTGCTGAAAAGCCACCACTCTCCACTTGATTATCTAAAACAAGTAACTttctgaagtgttttcgtccattctcGTCTCTTAATTCAatcgtcaatgtcgtcgtatatctcatacagcttatgacttatagagtttggtttttgctcatcgagagaggaccttacttgtcaattgcctacttagtccgaaataGCGCCTGTTGACAAAAGCtatcctgcattggatttccaggctgacattgttggtggtgttcatactggttccaagatagacgaattaTCTACAATTCTAAGAGCTCCACTGATGCAAATACTAactgtttttttgtattatttccaTACGTCTTAAAGACTTTAAACATGAGTTTAAGAAAATTGAACTCGATTAAATTCTGAATAATATATCTTTTGTTTAAATTCAGATTTATTTTAGTAATGATAACTCGACTTTTGGcgagtttatatttattttcgtcaAAATAATTCTTCGgataattttagaatatttatcCGATGGATAGATTTTTTCGGATTTTAGGatacaatattattataatgaaacACTTATAAACTAAGCTTTAACTTACAATTGAAggttataaaacaaattatatgtaaaatgaTGCGTCGCATATtgcatttaaatgttttaagCACTAAAGCGTTTTCTctttaatacataaaatattaaaactttacCCTTAAATACGATTTTCGAAATCAACAATATCATTCTTAAACATATTCTCTCCCTCGTGAAAACGGTTAATGTGTATGCGAATCAGCGAATTAGTGAATTCAATTCATCGTAATGAAATGTGAGTTAAtgtaattttgaggttatgtgaatatgaaaatatcaatttatcGGCAGCGCCTGCTGAACAACAATAAAGAATACTTAATCCTAAGGCTAATTGCAAgtaaaaaagttgtttataaaACGATTGCATTTGAAGGATTTTGCTTGCTTTTAGCTTAAATTCGCAACGCCACGCTTCTGCTGCTGTCGCCTACGGTACTAAGAGCCTTTGTTGGCCGCATagtgttgcatttgttgttgctgctgatggtGCGCATGTGTGGCTGGCAGTGGCGGTGGTAGCGGGGCATGCGTGCGCATCTGTGACATGTGTGCCTGCGGCGCCATGTGCTGGAACATACTGCACTGTTGTTGATGCAAATGATGGGCGTGCGCATGAGCATTCTGGAAGTGGTGTGGCGCAGCAATTATATCGGTGGAAGTGTGTAAAATAATTTCTGGTTCAATTATTGCTAAATCACGATCTTCAGCCACGTTGGTCGGTCGCGGGGCGCGTGGCAACTGAGAGTTCGCGGTAACAGGCGTTGATCTGGCCGAAGTTTCCGCATTATATTCCTGTTTGATCGGATGGTATTCCTGTTTAATGCCATTGGTGGGATACAATGAAGCGCCTAGGTTTTGATGTAAAATCGGATGGCATAATTGTGGCATTAGCGATACACCAGCTATTGGTAGTGGGTGGTGTGCGAAATTCGGTGGTGGATAGAGTAGACCTTTATTCAGTTGCGTCATGCGCGTAACCGGTGGCTGTTGGTGTATATTACCACTCACCGCTGAGGCACTTGACACCGCCGCTGCACTAAGCGCTGCGGTTGTTGTGTTAGCAAGACCGTTAGTTGACGACGTATGGCTGGCATTATGGCTAGGTGTGCTCACCCCAACGTTGACACGTTGACGACTGCTATTTTGGGTGGGAGCGCCGGCATCGGGGGGCAACGGATCCGAAATGATAATCTCCGGTTCAACAGGCACTGGTGGTACATTCGCAAATTCGACCTGCAGCGACTCTTCGCTGATGATACCCTTTTTGCGCTCTTTACGTATCTTATCACGTAATTTCTCCAACTGTCGAAAGGCCTCGTTGGCGCGCCGTGCCTTTTTTCTATCACGATCGCGTTCCTGTTCCATGCGTCGGTACTCGGGGTTGAGACGCTTCATGCGCTTTCGTTCACGATCGCGTTCGCGCATCAACATCTTATTGCGTGCCTCCTCCTCAGGGGTGAGCTGGAAATTAAAATGAGTTAAGAATAGatttaattactaaattttGACAAGTGGCTGAAATCCGTCTTCGAAattcaatttatattattatacataatttACTTGCAGATTGCTTACGCTGCCTTCAGGTTGGCGCATACAATTCGGCAACAACGTGAACTTTATTTTCGAGACCGATGACGTACGACACGCTTCGCCAGCGACCATATCGCGTATGGGCATTGTGAACATGAAGTAATAATTTTGAGAATCTCTActtttatgtaaatgtatgtatgtttgctctTACAACAGCGCCGCCGACTTTCCACGTACAGAAATACTGGACTCCATGCTAGGCAAGGTCGAGTTTGGCGATTTGCTGCGCAGCTATATTGATGAGCAGTTCAAGCCAGCCGCACAATGGGTCGAAAAGGAGTATCTCTAGTAAGTCTCcctgaacaaaaatattttcaaagccaTATTTACGTAATCTTACACATAAACCCAACAGCTCTTTACCTGCGCTAAACACATGGAATTTACTAAGCACTCTGCTGCTGATGCTGCGCGACGTACAGAGGCGTGATGAGTTCTGTGTAACATTATGCCGAGCGTTATATGGATTTCTGCCACCCGAACGCCACAACGAACTGGCCAATTATGTATTCGAACGCGCCAATATTTACATCAGCAATCCGAATCATGCTGAACTGGCCTACTTTGAAAACGAACGCGGTGCGATTGAGTTCTATGAGTCAGAGAACCTACCGTTAATGGGACTTAGCGGCGCGGTTCAGCTCATACAAACTGCCGCCGTCAAATCTTATTTGAGTAGCTTACGCAGCTACCTAAGCGCATCCGCCAACACACCTTTTCTGCTTGTGGGCCCCACAGGAGCGGCCAAGACGCTGTTGATGCAACAGGCTGTACAGGAATATGCCGGCTATGATTTAGTTGTCATCAACTGTTCGATGCAACTAACCCCCGCCTACGTTTTGCATTGCTTGAAGCAGGTAGCTTTACTAAATTTTCGACAATTTATACGCTTTTAACGGTTAATATTCTCCAGAACTGTGTGGTTGTGAGCGGCTTGCGTGGCCGCGAATTCAAAGCAAGGCAAACGCGTGTGGTTTTGTTTCTGAAAAATCTGGATCTCTGCTATTTTGACACTTGGGGCACAAGTGATGTTATGGAACTACTACTGCAGTTGGTGCAACGTGCCGGTTTCTACGCAGACAATTTGGAATGGGTACATGTTAGTGGTGTGCAAATATGTGGCTCGGTCTCACAGGCCACGACGTCAGTAATGAGTGGCGGACTGCATAAGCTACCGCCACGTTTTCTGGCGATAAACAAATTCCTGCGCGTCAGTTACCCGACCGATGCAGATATGTTGACAATCGTGCAGAGCCAGTTGGAACCCATAATGGCAAGCGGACACTTTAAAACGGCGGGAGTGAACGTGCAGTATGTGGTTGAAGGACTCTTGGAATTATTTAAGAAAGTAAGCGTGCTTATTACAATATAGTTTATAACGGTAGTTGGATAATATATCATTTCATACCACCCAGGTGCGTGCAACTTTTTCAGCATCGTCCCATGTGTGGGAGCATTACAATTTCAATCCAAAGTTTATAATGAAGTTACTACACAATCTTAAATATTATCCCGCCGAAACTTTCAACGAGGTAACTAAGTTAACATAGAGTCCAAGAAATACGTTTTTATAACTGTacaatttcaactaatttaggctTTATGTGCGGAAGTGGTATCCATATTTGAAGATCGCTTGGCCAGTGCGTCAGATGTGCATGAATTTCAGAGCATATTCAGACAGACAATGCGTAAATTCTATGGCAGAGAGGTAACCACACACAAATAAAGATTTCTATAACGGTGCAATTTCCATTTATAAACACGCTAACTCTACTTTAAACACACAGAAGGTATTCTTCGTGCCCAGGTCGACGCAGCACAACGCTGAGCTTCGCGCGCTCGCGCATGATGAGTGGTTAGAAGAGTTGCAGAAGCAGATAACAATATGCAGTAAATTTGAATGAATATTCGCTCATTTATACGCACGTCTGCTAACTTAATTTTCGCTACTTAGATGCCGAGTCCTTCGTGATTGACCAACCGATTACCAGAGAGCTACTTGATTTGACAGCAAAAGTGGCACGAGTGCTAGCGCGTGATGAGACACATCTGCTGATGCTTTCGCGCCCGGGTAGCAGGCATGTGGACGCGCTCTACGCGGCAGCCAATTTGCAGCAAGCCAAAATTTATATC belongs to Bactrocera dorsalis isolate Fly_Bdor chromosome 1, ASM2337382v1, whole genome shotgun sequence and includes:
- the LOC125779976 gene encoding uncharacterized protein LOC125779976 — translated: MAKMGKLTPEEEARNKMLMRERDRERKRMKRLNPEYRRMEQERDRDRKKARRANEAFRQLEKLRDKIRKERKKGIISEESLQVEFANVPPVPVEPEIIISDPLPPDAGAPTQNSSRQRVNVGVSTPSHNASHTSSTNGLANTTTAALSAAAVSSASAVSGNIHQQPPVTRMTQLNKGLLYPPPNFAHHPLPIAGVSLMPQLCHPILHQNLGASLYPTNGIKQEYHPIKQEYNAETSARSTPVTANSQLPRAPRPTNVAEDRDLAIIEPEIILHTSTDIIAAPHHFQNAHAHAHHLHQQQCSMFQHMAPQAHMSQMRTHAPLPPPLPATHAHHQQQQQMQHYAANKGS